Sequence from the Candidatus Sulfotelmatobacter sp. genome:
ACGTTGGCGTTGAACACGTTGCCGCCCGAGGTGCCGATGATCGTCACGGCCATGCCGGGACGCAGCGTCAACCCGGTCGGGTTGATGACCGTGCCTTGGTGCAGGCGCACGTTGTCGATGAAGCCGCGCTTGTCGTGGACCTGCAGGTTGTAGCCGCCGTCGAAGCTGACGACGCGACCCTGAATCTGCTCATCGTGGGAAGCGTACGACGGCTGCTCGGCATAGGAGGGAGCCTGTGCGCCGGCCGCCAGCGGGAGCGCGAGTGCCGCGCTCGCGACGAGGCCGGCGAGCAGCGCTCGCGCGATGTTGTTCATGATACATACAATGGTACCACCGCCGCGAGGGTGCCGCTCTCAGCGTAGGTTGAGCATCTTCTCATCCGGCCTTCATGGAAGCGAGCGCTTCGCGTTGGTTGGTGCGCTTCAGGACAGAGCGCCGAGCAGCACGTCGCTCTCGCGGTCGAGCTGCTGCTCGAACACCTTGGGGTGGGTCAGGTAGAAGACGCACATCGCTTGCACGAGGAAGCGGTGCCGGGCGGCGCCGGCCAGGGTCCGTACCCGGACCAGCGCCAGGCGCACGAGCGCGCCCAGCGCGGTGACGGCGTCCGCGCTGGACGGATAGCAGGCGACGAAGTTCAGCTCGCCGTGCTCGCGGTCTTCGGCCTGGTCGATGAAGTAGTCGAGCAGGATGTGCAGCGCCGAGACGCCGGGGAAGTACGCGCGCAGCGTCGCGTCGATCTCGGCCGGATCGAGCCGCGGGCGCGTGGCCAGCTCGATCAGCGCGAAGACCGGCAGCGAGGAACCGCAGGCCGCGGCGAACTCCCACCATGCCAAATCCGGGAAGCGCTCGCGGTTGCGCCCGTACCACGCGTCGCAGGCGTCCTCGCGCGTCCCGCTCGGCCCGTGCTTGAGCACCTGCAGCTCGGCGTAGTAGGCGCCCACCTCGGCCAGCCGTTCGCGCACGGCCGCGTAGCTCGGCAGCGCGCGCAGCTCGGCGCGCGCCGTCTCGACCAGTGCGAGCAAATAGCCGCCGTCGTCGCCGGCCGGGCCGGCGCGGTACCAGTCGCCCAACGGGCGACGGTCGTCGAGCGCGTCGAGCAGCGCGCCGTGCAGCGCCGCGAACGCCTCGGCGGAGACGTCCGGCACCCGGTCGCACAGGTTGTCCAGGTAGTCGTAGATCGTCTCGAGCGCGGCGACCAGCGCGACGTAGCGGCGCGCGACGGCCCCGCGCAAGAACGTCGCCAAGATCGCGCCGCCGTGCACGTGGTAGGCCTTGAGGTCGATCGACGCCAGCGCCTGTTCGCGCAGCACCGGATCGGGGATCGCCGCGGCGCGCAGGCGGATGCGCGCCAGCTCGCGCCCGGCGCGCGGGATGACGACGGTCAAGAAACGCGCGGTCGCGAACCATCCGCGCGGACCGAGCGCGAGCAGCCGCACCAAACGCGAGCGCCGGCGGAACACGACCGTCAGGGTGCGCCGCACGTCGTGCCAGAGCGCGTCGGGGACGCGCCCGAGCCGCGGCGGCTCAGCGTCCACCGAGAAACCGTCCCGGCGCCAGCGTGTCGTGCGGATCGAAGCGCGCTTTGATCGCGTGCATGGTGGCCAGCGCCGCCGGCGTCTCGCCCCACGCATCGACGGCGGCCCAGGCGTGCGGGTCGCCGGCGATCCGATGCGCGCGCCCGAGCGCGGCGCGCAACAGCGCGACGACCTCGGGCAG
This genomic interval carries:
- a CDS encoding DUF2600 family protein, giving the protein MDAEPPRLGRVPDALWHDVRRTLTVVFRRRSRLVRLLALGPRGWFATARFLTVVIPRAGRELARIRLRAAAIPDPVLREQALASIDLKAYHVHGGAILATFLRGAVARRYVALVAALETIYDYLDNLCDRVPDVSAEAFAALHGALLDALDDRRPLGDWYRAGPAGDDGGYLLALVETARAELRALPSYAAVRERLAEVGAYYAELQVLKHGPSGTREDACDAWYGRNRERFPDLAWWEFAAACGSSLPVFALIELATRPRLDPAEIDATLRAYFPGVSALHILLDYFIDQAEDREHGELNFVACYPSSADAVTALGALVRLALVRVRTLAGAARHRFLVQAMCVFYLTHPKVFEQQLDRESDVLLGALS